A stretch of the Litorilinea aerophila genome encodes the following:
- a CDS encoding substrate-binding domain-containing protein, protein MPVTLKDIAERVGKSVPTVSRALGNHADISPETRAEVQRVARELGYEPSALARNLRRRRAGAISLILPAYARVRFSDPFFAEFLNGVAEAVAEQHVDLLLTANTDEDVEAAYLKQIRSRRTDGFIVVRTQRHDSRINLLREQGVPFVAYGRTEENNDFCFVDEDCVAGIAQVVDHLAALGHRRIGYISEPLFLTKAYHRMMGFRLGLERNGLPFDPTLLVETNFRQRSGRQGAAYLLDLPQRPTAIVAANDLLALGAVHEAQSRGLVVGQDVSITGFDDIALTGYVYPALTTVHLPAQELGRRVAGMLLKLINQEPLKERQFIYQPTLIVRGSSGPAPV, encoded by the coding sequence ATGCCGGTCACGCTGAAGGACATCGCCGAACGCGTGGGCAAATCGGTGCCGACTGTGTCCCGCGCGCTGGGCAATCATGCCGACATCAGCCCGGAAACGCGCGCCGAGGTGCAGCGAGTGGCGCGTGAACTGGGTTACGAGCCGAGCGCCCTTGCCCGGAATCTGCGCCGACGTCGCGCAGGTGCCATTTCCTTGATCTTGCCTGCCTATGCCCGGGTGCGTTTCTCCGATCCCTTCTTTGCGGAATTCCTCAACGGCGTTGCGGAAGCAGTTGCCGAACAACACGTGGACCTGCTGCTGACTGCCAACACCGATGAGGACGTGGAAGCAGCTTACCTCAAGCAGATTCGAAGTCGCCGTACCGATGGGTTCATTGTGGTCCGTACTCAACGCCACGACAGCCGCATCAACCTGCTGCGTGAACAGGGCGTTCCGTTCGTCGCCTATGGCCGGACAGAAGAGAACAATGACTTCTGTTTCGTGGATGAAGATTGTGTGGCGGGGATCGCCCAGGTGGTCGATCATCTGGCTGCGTTGGGCCACCGGCGCATCGGGTACATCTCCGAGCCCCTCTTTCTGACCAAGGCCTATCATCGCATGATGGGGTTTCGGCTGGGGCTGGAACGCAACGGCCTGCCCTTTGATCCAACCCTGCTGGTGGAGACCAACTTTCGACAACGTTCCGGCCGCCAGGGCGCCGCCTACTTGCTGGACTTGCCACAGCGACCGACCGCCATCGTGGCCGCCAACGATCTCCTGGCATTGGGTGCAGTCCATGAGGCCCAGTCCCGCGGGCTGGTGGTGGGCCAGGATGTGAGCATTACCGGCTTTGATGACATTGCACTGACCGGGTATGTCTACCCCGCGCTGACCACGGTTCATCTGCCGGCGCAGGAGCTTGGCCGCAGGGTGGCGGGGATGTTGCTTAAGCTGATCAACCAGGAACCCCTGAAAGAGCGCCAATTTATCTATCAGCCCACATTGATCGTCCGGGGTTCGAGTGGTCCGGCGCCTGTGTGA
- a CDS encoding ABC transporter substrate-binding protein: protein MSIKVRILSLLVIAAMLVVACAPAAPAPAPAAPATEAPAEAATEAPTEEAAEAPTEEAAPAPGEVVFFSTQFSPVEEQEKFRAILREGGFDFTASEEGPLIDVVLAGAQSGVSEIDVIGALHGTFPPLQRADALMNMIDIAEDLMADREFTQAFLETALLGTEDFLYYIPWMQATYIMAAHVDALEYLPEGADVNALTWEQFGEWCRALAEGTGSPKCGLPHAGLFHRFLQGYAWPSWTGGMVTTFKNDDAAAMLAWMRDSLWPYVNPQSINYEFMQEPLLAGEVWVAFDHTARLLDAFNSDPESFIAFPAPSGPYGLGFMPVIVGLGIPAHARNPEGAAALIEYLTRPEVQGKVLRELGFFPVVAGVDTSDLPPGIAIEAEAVAAQSNAPNALPALLPVGLGARGGEINQIFRNAFDRVVLNGEDIRTVLDEEGANLQALMDETGAPCWAPDPPSDGPCQVQ, encoded by the coding sequence ATGTCCATCAAAGTGCGAATCCTGAGCTTGCTGGTCATTGCGGCGATGCTCGTTGTCGCCTGTGCGCCTGCGGCGCCCGCGCCGGCGCCGGCTGCCCCGGCGACCGAAGCGCCGGCCGAAGCGGCGACCGAGGCACCCACTGAAGAAGCGGCAGAGGCGCCCACCGAGGAGGCGGCCCCAGCCCCAGGAGAAGTTGTCTTCTTTTCCACCCAATTCTCGCCAGTCGAAGAACAGGAGAAGTTCCGCGCCATTTTGCGGGAGGGCGGCTTTGATTTCACCGCCTCTGAAGAAGGGCCGTTGATCGACGTGGTGTTGGCCGGCGCCCAGTCCGGCGTTTCAGAGATCGACGTGATCGGCGCGCTGCACGGCACCTTCCCGCCCCTCCAACGGGCCGACGCGTTGATGAACATGATCGACATCGCCGAAGATCTGATGGCCGATCGGGAATTCACCCAGGCCTTTTTGGAGACTGCCCTGCTCGGCACGGAGGATTTCCTCTACTACATCCCCTGGATGCAGGCCACCTACATCATGGCCGCCCATGTGGATGCCCTGGAGTATCTCCCGGAGGGCGCCGATGTCAACGCGCTGACCTGGGAGCAGTTTGGGGAATGGTGTCGAGCCCTGGCCGAAGGCACCGGCAGCCCCAAATGTGGCCTGCCCCACGCCGGCCTCTTCCACCGCTTCCTGCAGGGGTACGCCTGGCCCTCCTGGACCGGCGGCATGGTGACGACGTTCAAGAATGACGATGCGGCGGCCATGCTGGCATGGATGCGGGACTCCCTCTGGCCGTATGTCAACCCCCAGTCGATCAACTACGAGTTCATGCAGGAGCCGCTGCTCGCCGGTGAGGTGTGGGTGGCTTTCGACCACACCGCCCGCCTGCTGGATGCCTTCAACAGCGATCCGGAGTCGTTCATCGCGTTCCCGGCGCCCTCTGGACCCTATGGCCTGGGCTTCATGCCGGTGATCGTGGGGCTGGGCATTCCGGCCCATGCCCGGAACCCGGAAGGCGCGGCCGCGCTCATCGAGTATCTCACCCGCCCCGAAGTGCAGGGCAAGGTATTGCGGGAGCTGGGCTTCTTCCCCGTGGTGGCAGGCGTGGACACCTCGGACTTGCCACCGGGCATCGCCATCGAGGCGGAGGCAGTCGCGGCCCAGAGCAATGCACCGAATGCGCTGCCGGCGTTGCTGCCGGTTGGCCTGGGCGCCCGTGGGGGCGAGATCAACCAGATCTTCCGCAACGCCTTTGACCGGGTCGTCCTCAACGGCGAGGACATCCGCACCGTGCTGGATGAGGAAGGGGCCAACCTGCAGGCGTTGATGGACGAGACCGGCGCGCCGTGCTGGGCGCCTGATCCGCCCAGCGACGGGCCCTGCCAGGTGCAATAG
- a CDS encoding SH3 domain-containing protein, with product MKKRPNLTPYWLILPSVIYLALFFAWPMVQALRLAVWDSDARLQLRAEASLDSGVTDWLPRGAPVEILERQGNVVSPEELGQANLRTEVWFYVRAEGANGQEVEGWVPETRVRVRETDADGTPIRGTIRPRIGGSDPLTAVYAEPSSVGEVVARIESNTAVAIERQTILELWYRVRGERDGATVEGWAPSRYVQVFGDDVRGRIDRGDAGELTLRYLRSMVNDRFFWPAFWTTLLLMAIIIPVQFILAIIMALIIQQQLRGNTFFLYVFAIALGVSELAVGIVWYAIFTQNGYLNSILVSLGWLSAPIPYLTANTRHWIIIAIWLAEIWRATAIVMVIVVAGLQAISQEILEAADLFGANLWNRLRYVILPMLKPSLQVALILRTILALQVFAVVIALSGGDVVTVLANEAYRQYYTLRNVNVAAAYAALILLLSMFSAVVYLRMVRSQEEVQG from the coding sequence ATGAAAAAGCGCCCCAATCTGACGCCCTACTGGCTGATTCTACCTTCTGTCATTTATCTGGCGCTCTTTTTCGCCTGGCCCATGGTGCAGGCGCTGCGGCTTGCCGTGTGGGACAGCGACGCTCGCCTGCAGCTACGGGCAGAGGCCAGCCTTGACAGCGGGGTGACCGACTGGCTGCCGCGCGGCGCGCCAGTGGAAATCCTGGAACGGCAGGGGAACGTGGTCTCGCCGGAGGAGTTGGGCCAGGCCAACCTGCGTACCGAGGTGTGGTTTTATGTGCGGGCGGAAGGCGCCAACGGACAGGAAGTCGAGGGGTGGGTCCCCGAGACGCGGGTACGGGTGCGGGAAACCGACGCGGATGGCACGCCCATTCGGGGCACCATCCGCCCCCGCATTGGCGGCAGCGACCCGCTGACTGCCGTTTACGCCGAGCCCAGTTCGGTCGGGGAGGTGGTTGCCCGCATCGAGTCCAACACCGCCGTTGCCATTGAAAGGCAGACGATCCTGGAACTCTGGTATCGGGTGCGCGGCGAGCGGGACGGCGCCACGGTGGAGGGATGGGCGCCCTCGCGGTATGTGCAGGTCTTCGGCGATGATGTCCGGGGCCGCATTGACCGCGGCGATGCCGGCGAGCTGACCCTGCGCTACCTGCGCTCCATGGTCAACGACCGTTTCTTCTGGCCGGCTTTCTGGACCACACTGTTGTTGATGGCCATCATCATTCCGGTGCAGTTTATCCTGGCCATCATCATGGCGTTGATCATCCAGCAGCAACTGCGGGGCAACACCTTTTTCCTGTACGTTTTCGCCATCGCGTTGGGCGTTTCGGAGCTGGCGGTGGGCATTGTCTGGTACGCCATCTTCACCCAGAACGGCTACCTGAACAGCATCCTGGTGAGCCTGGGCTGGCTGTCTGCGCCCATCCCCTATCTCACCGCCAATACGCGCCACTGGATCATCATCGCCATCTGGCTGGCGGAGATCTGGCGAGCCACGGCCATTGTCATGGTGATCGTGGTGGCGGGGTTACAGGCCATCTCCCAGGAGATTCTGGAGGCCGCCGATCTCTTTGGCGCCAACCTGTGGAACCGCCTTCGCTATGTGATCCTGCCCATGTTGAAGCCCAGCCTGCAGGTGGCGCTGATCCTGCGCACGATTCTGGCGCTGCAGGTCTTCGCAGTGGTGATTGCCCTGAGCGGCGGCGATGTGGTGACGGTGCTGGCCAATGAAGCCTATCGACAGTACTACACCCTGCGCAACGTCAATGTGGCTGCTGCCTACGCCGCCCTGATCCTGTTGTTGTCCATGTTCAGCGCCGTCGTCTACCTGCGCATGGTACGCAGCCAGGAGGAGGTGCAAGGATGA
- a CDS encoding carbohydrate ABC transporter permease encodes MLRVRQRALMRQRINRGLVYLLAILICLWVLAPIWFIASMALTTPETVRTFPKGVLPFIPFSFDTMEFFLTSQGIIPGLINSIVVALITLVLSTVIAAPAGYAISRYIFPGRDFYRLSILAVRAFPVVILAIPLAVVFINVGIYDSVYSLALMHTALTLPTTVLVIGSVFASIPYELEEAAQVYGCTPLQAFRTVVLPLVAPGIAASAIFTFVMSWNEVFAASILTVRNRTLPAQVLATLNQSSEPYQFAGGFFMMIPALIFIFFIRRYLFNMWGQISK; translated from the coding sequence ATGTTGCGCGTGCGCCAGCGGGCGTTGATGCGCCAACGCATCAATCGGGGCCTGGTCTACCTGCTGGCGATCCTGATCTGCCTTTGGGTGCTGGCGCCGATTTGGTTCATCGCCTCGATGGCGCTGACGACCCCGGAAACGGTGCGCACCTTCCCCAAAGGCGTGCTGCCGTTCATCCCGTTTTCGTTCGACACCATGGAGTTTTTCCTCACTTCCCAGGGGATCATTCCGGGGTTGATCAACAGCATCGTGGTGGCGCTCATCACCCTGGTGCTCTCGACGGTCATCGCAGCGCCGGCCGGCTACGCCATTTCCCGCTACATCTTTCCTGGCCGCGACTTCTATCGCCTCTCGATCCTGGCTGTGCGCGCCTTCCCGGTGGTGATCCTGGCGATTCCGCTGGCGGTGGTCTTCATCAACGTCGGCATCTACGACAGCGTCTACAGCCTGGCGCTAATGCACACCGCGCTGACGCTGCCCACGACGGTGCTGGTGATCGGCAGCGTCTTCGCCAGCATCCCCTACGAGCTGGAGGAGGCAGCGCAGGTCTACGGCTGCACGCCCCTGCAGGCTTTCCGCACAGTCGTGCTGCCGCTGGTGGCGCCGGGGATCGCGGCCTCGGCCATCTTCACCTTTGTGATGTCGTGGAACGAGGTCTTCGCCGCCAGCATCCTGACCGTGCGCAACCGCACCCTGCCCGCCCAGGTGCTGGCGACGCTCAACCAGTCATCGGAGCCGTATCAGTTTGCCGGCGGCTTCTTCATGATGATTCCGGCGTTGATTTTCATCTTCTTCATCCGCCGCTATCTCTTCAACATGTGGGGGCAGATCTCGAAGTAG
- a CDS encoding ABC transporter ATP-binding protein, with translation MAAIRIENVTKKFGDFVAVDNVTLTVEDQEFMVLLGPSGCGKTTLLRAVAGLGMADSGRICIGDRDVTYLPPRKRGISMVFQSYAIFPHMNVYDNIAFGLKMNKVDKAEIDRRVRQAAELLHIETMLDRYPSKMSGGQRQRVAVARAIAMKSQVLLMDEPLSNLDALLRLEMRAELKRLLSEIKATTIYVTHDQIEALSMGDRIAVMRDGKILQCDHPTVVYDRPATDFVGGFIGNPPMNFLDAQVQRRNGDVEVAIGDFKLKPHPLMQPLLRAYDGKPIVVGIRAENMETLATPAEDALKVRVLVVEPLGSQNLLTVKIGANTVKVATHPSFEVAPDQDVWLRFPAEKIRWVDRDSGKVLYPEGG, from the coding sequence ATGGCTGCCATCAGAATCGAAAATGTCACCAAAAAGTTCGGTGATTTTGTCGCCGTCGACAACGTCACGTTGACCGTGGAGGATCAGGAGTTCATGGTCTTGCTGGGGCCAAGCGGCTGCGGCAAGACGACGCTTTTGCGCGCCGTGGCGGGCCTGGGGATGGCCGACAGCGGCCGCATCTGTATCGGCGACCGCGACGTGACATACCTGCCGCCCCGCAAGCGGGGCATCTCCATGGTCTTCCAGAGTTATGCCATCTTCCCCCACATGAACGTCTACGACAACATTGCCTTCGGCCTGAAGATGAACAAGGTGGACAAGGCCGAGATCGACCGGCGCGTGCGTCAGGCGGCCGAGTTGCTCCACATCGAGACCATGCTCGACCGCTACCCCTCCAAGATGAGCGGCGGCCAACGCCAGCGGGTGGCCGTGGCCCGGGCCATCGCCATGAAGTCCCAGGTGCTGCTGATGGACGAGCCCCTCAGCAACCTGGACGCGCTGCTGCGGCTGGAGATGCGCGCCGAGCTGAAGCGGCTGCTCTCGGAGATCAAGGCCACCACCATCTATGTGACCCACGATCAAATCGAGGCACTGAGCATGGGCGACCGCATCGCGGTGATGCGCGATGGCAAGATCCTCCAATGTGACCATCCCACGGTGGTCTACGACCGGCCGGCGACAGACTTTGTGGGCGGCTTCATCGGCAACCCGCCCATGAACTTCCTCGACGCCCAGGTGCAGCGCCGCAACGGCGATGTCGAAGTGGCCATCGGCGATTTCAAGCTGAAACCCCATCCACTGATGCAGCCGTTGTTGCGCGCATACGATGGCAAGCCCATCGTGGTGGGCATCCGCGCCGAGAACATGGAGACCCTGGCTACCCCCGCCGAGGACGCGCTCAAAGTGCGGGTGCTGGTGGTGGAGCCCCTCGGCTCCCAGAATCTGCTCACCGTCAAGATCGGCGCCAATACGGTCAAGGTAGCCACCCACCCCTCTTTTGAAGTCGCACCCGACCAGGATGTCTGGCTCCGCTTCCCGGCAGAGAAGATCCGCTGGGTGGATCGGGACAGCGGGAAAGTGCTCTACCCGGAGGGTGGCTAA
- a CDS encoding SMP-30/gluconolactonase/LRE family protein — protein sequence MSYQRVSQPCRNFNILGSTTVQDPRDRREKVVLSNFAAGATGNLILVDPESGQGESLPLPGDEGAWAVLNWQNERLLVGTCPRFGYLHSLDLRTRTWAEPLRDEHETYIWNLCQGSDGLIYGGTYPGCVLLRYDPAAHRLENLGRMSDNPDNLYSRMVYAIPGHILVTCGMAEMHLALWEIATGKVRRFGRPGAQVRAITDRFLCTESEGELAFYHLENLAPMAGDASLLPAESPPPYGGTRHRIPLADGRIFAVRGQEYYVMAPGEVRPQLRPIPTPRPPTRIMTLVADEQGRLWGSSSFGQTIFCYNPTSGETWNSQVVCDQGGEVYGMAWRNGRLFLSAYAGGDHVVYDPGRPWNQVDNENPRTLPREPAGPEPLLIRPEARSVIGPDGHFWTGWMARYGVYGGGLTRVDTATLAVTAWVDPVPGQAVVGLAADERFLYFTTGGEGNGLPPKTEPFHFVVWDPQGEIVWQHTFPAGRRPREVAAAGGRVWVAVDRELWGFDPARWAWEAVYPRAAACHHLLATPDGQRLLIFDEEGLWSLDVASGAQRQVSQLPGPVRAATFTPDGTLYFAHGPALYRLRPAL from the coding sequence ATGAGCTATCAACGGGTCAGCCAACCCTGTCGCAACTTCAACATCCTGGGCAGCACCACCGTCCAGGATCCCCGGGATAGACGGGAGAAGGTGGTCCTCTCCAACTTCGCCGCCGGCGCCACCGGCAACCTGATCCTGGTGGATCCCGAGAGCGGCCAGGGGGAGTCCCTGCCCCTGCCCGGTGACGAGGGCGCCTGGGCCGTCCTCAACTGGCAAAATGAGCGACTGCTGGTGGGCACCTGCCCCCGCTTTGGCTACCTCCACAGCCTGGACCTGCGCACCCGCACCTGGGCCGAGCCCCTGCGGGACGAGCACGAGACCTACATCTGGAACCTGTGCCAGGGCTCCGACGGCCTGATCTACGGCGGCACCTACCCCGGCTGCGTCCTCCTGCGCTACGACCCGGCGGCCCATCGTCTGGAAAACCTGGGGCGGATGTCCGACAACCCGGACAACCTCTACAGCCGCATGGTCTACGCCATCCCCGGCCACATCCTGGTCACCTGTGGCATGGCGGAGATGCACCTGGCCCTCTGGGAGATCGCCACGGGGAAGGTACGACGGTTCGGCCGGCCCGGCGCCCAGGTGCGGGCCATCACCGACCGTTTCCTCTGCACCGAAAGCGAAGGCGAGCTGGCCTTCTACCATCTGGAGAACCTGGCACCCATGGCCGGGGACGCCAGCCTGCTGCCGGCGGAAAGTCCGCCACCCTACGGAGGCACCCGTCACCGCATCCCCCTGGCGGATGGGCGCATCTTTGCCGTGCGGGGCCAGGAGTACTACGTGATGGCGCCCGGGGAAGTGCGCCCACAGCTGCGCCCCATCCCCACGCCCCGGCCACCCACCCGCATCATGACCCTGGTGGCCGACGAGCAGGGGCGCCTCTGGGGCTCCTCCAGCTTCGGCCAGACCATCTTTTGCTACAACCCCACCAGCGGAGAGACCTGGAACTCCCAGGTGGTCTGTGACCAGGGGGGCGAAGTCTACGGCATGGCATGGCGGAACGGGCGGCTCTTCCTGTCGGCCTATGCCGGCGGCGACCATGTGGTCTACGACCCCGGCCGGCCCTGGAACCAGGTGGACAACGAGAATCCCCGCACCCTGCCCCGGGAGCCGGCCGGACCAGAGCCGCTCCTCATCCGGCCCGAGGCCCGGAGCGTCATCGGCCCGGACGGACATTTCTGGACAGGCTGGATGGCCCGCTACGGCGTCTACGGCGGCGGCCTTACCCGGGTGGATACCGCGACCCTGGCGGTGACCGCCTGGGTGGACCCGGTGCCGGGCCAGGCGGTGGTGGGCCTGGCGGCGGATGAGCGCTTCCTCTACTTCACCACCGGCGGCGAGGGCAATGGCCTTCCGCCCAAGACGGAGCCTTTTCACTTCGTGGTGTGGGATCCTCAGGGGGAGATCGTCTGGCAGCACACCTTTCCCGCGGGGCGCCGCCCCCGGGAGGTGGCCGCGGCGGGCGGCCGGGTCTGGGTGGCCGTGGACCGGGAGCTGTGGGGTTTCGACCCGGCCCGGTGGGCCTGGGAGGCCGTCTATCCCCGGGCTGCGGCCTGCCATCACCTGTTGGCCACGCCCGACGGGCAACGGCTCCTGATCTTCGACGAAGAGGGGCTCTGGTCCCTGGATGTGGCGTCGGGCGCCCAGCGGCAGGTGAGCCAACTGCCAGGCCCGGTGCGGGCCGCGACCTTCACCCCGGACGGGACCCTCTACTTCGCCCACGGCCCGGCGTTGTATCGGCTGCGCCCGGCTCTGTGA
- a CDS encoding ABC transporter ATP-binding protein translates to MTNHDTLLEINDLRVYFYLDEGTVKAVDGVSFTVKRGQTLCVVGESGCGKSVTARAILNIVPRPGKIVDGEILLHRQKPDGQVEVIDLAALSPTGREIRAIRGAEISMVFQEPMTSFSPVHTIGSQIMEAILLHQDVTKEQARESAVDMLRRCGLPRPEHVVDQYPWELSGGMRQRAMIARALVCRPSLLIADEPTTALDVTTETQILALMRELQQELGMAILFITHDLGVVAEMADEVIVMYLGQVVERADVVSIFREPKHPYTQALLRSIPKIDRQRRKRLDTIEGMVPDPYNIPPGCPFHPRCTAFMPGLCDRLEPPVYDTGDGHLARCLLYAPELPAASDAVSTALPTEREPHG, encoded by the coding sequence ATGACCAACCACGACACACTGCTGGAAATCAACGACCTGCGGGTCTACTTTTATCTGGACGAAGGCACGGTCAAGGCCGTAGACGGGGTCAGCTTCACGGTCAAACGGGGCCAGACCCTCTGCGTCGTGGGCGAAAGTGGCTGCGGCAAGAGCGTGACCGCCCGGGCCATCCTGAACATCGTGCCCCGGCCCGGCAAGATCGTGGACGGAGAGATCCTGCTCCATCGTCAGAAGCCCGATGGACAGGTGGAGGTCATCGACCTGGCCGCGCTCAGCCCCACAGGCAGGGAGATCCGGGCCATCCGCGGGGCCGAGATCTCCATGGTCTTCCAGGAACCCATGACCTCCTTCTCACCGGTCCACACCATCGGCAGCCAGATCATGGAGGCCATCCTCCTGCACCAGGACGTGACCAAAGAACAGGCCCGGGAGAGCGCGGTGGACATGCTGCGGCGCTGCGGCCTGCCCCGCCCCGAGCACGTGGTGGACCAGTACCCCTGGGAGCTTTCCGGCGGCATGCGCCAGCGGGCCATGATCGCCCGGGCGTTGGTCTGTCGTCCCAGCCTCCTCATCGCCGATGAACCCACCACCGCGCTGGACGTCACCACCGAAACCCAGATCCTGGCCCTCATGCGGGAGCTCCAGCAGGAGCTGGGCATGGCCATCCTCTTCATCACCCACGACCTGGGCGTGGTGGCCGAGATGGCCGACGAGGTGATCGTCATGTACCTGGGCCAGGTGGTGGAGCGGGCCGATGTGGTCTCCATCTTCCGGGAGCCCAAACACCCCTACACCCAGGCCCTGCTGCGCTCCATCCCCAAGATCGACCGCCAGCGCCGCAAGCGGCTGGACACCATCGAGGGCATGGTGCCCGATCCCTACAACATCCCGCCCGGCTGCCCGTTCCACCCCCGCTGCACGGCCTTCATGCCCGGCCTCTGTGACCGGTTGGAGCCGCCCGTCTACGACACGGGCGACGGCCATCTGGCCCGCTGCCTGCTCTACGCGCCGGAATTGCCCGCCGCCTCCGATGCCGTTTCAACCGCCCTGCCCACAGAAAGGGAGCCCCATGGCTGA
- a CDS encoding ABC transporter permease yields MSLLARIARRIQAEKEKSALSIPEQQLEAGVPEERVYVASQLQLMWWRFRKHRLAMVGTTVIAIFYLLAIFCEFLAPYDPNAFERRYTFVPPQSIHFFHEGQFHLRPFIYGLKRTRDAETYIITYEPDLEKRYPIYFFVKGDPYKMWGLFESDRHLFGLDPAADTDGLRIHLMGTDRLGRDMFSRLLYGSRISLSIGLIGVFLSFVIGILMGGISGYFGGVIDLLIQRLIEFLRSIPTIPLWMALSAALPRDWSSVQRYFAIVVLLSLIGWTGLARVVRGRFLAVREEEYVMAAKLINASELRVILRHMLPSFMSYIVASLTLAIPGMILGETSLSFLGLGLRPPTISWGVLLQEAQNLQTVALAPWLLYPAFFVVAAILSFNFMGDGLRDAADPYA; encoded by the coding sequence ATGTCCTTGCTTGCCAGAATTGCCCGGCGCATCCAGGCCGAAAAAGAGAAGAGCGCCCTCTCCATCCCCGAGCAACAGCTGGAGGCCGGCGTCCCCGAAGAGCGGGTCTATGTGGCCTCCCAGCTGCAGCTCATGTGGTGGCGTTTTCGGAAGCACCGGCTGGCCATGGTGGGTACCACGGTCATCGCCATCTTCTACCTGCTGGCCATCTTCTGCGAGTTTCTGGCTCCCTACGACCCCAACGCCTTTGAGCGCCGCTACACCTTCGTGCCGCCCCAGTCCATCCATTTCTTCCACGAAGGGCAATTTCACCTTCGGCCTTTTATTTATGGGCTGAAGCGAACTCGGGACGCAGAAACCTACATCATCACCTATGAGCCGGACCTGGAAAAACGCTATCCCATCTACTTTTTTGTCAAGGGCGATCCCTACAAAATGTGGGGCCTTTTTGAGTCGGACCGCCACCTCTTTGGCCTGGACCCGGCGGCGGACACCGACGGGCTGCGCATCCATCTGATGGGCACCGACCGTCTGGGACGGGATATGTTCTCCCGGCTGCTCTACGGTTCCCGCATCTCCCTCTCCATCGGACTGATCGGCGTCTTCCTCAGCTTCGTCATCGGCATCCTCATGGGCGGCATCTCCGGCTATTTCGGCGGCGTCATCGACCTGCTGATCCAGCGCCTCATCGAGTTCCTGCGCTCCATTCCCACCATCCCCCTCTGGATGGCCCTGAGCGCGGCCCTCCCCCGGGACTGGAGCTCGGTGCAGCGCTACTTTGCCATCGTGGTGCTCCTCTCCCTCATCGGCTGGACAGGGCTGGCTCGAGTGGTGCGGGGACGCTTCCTGGCTGTGCGAGAGGAGGAGTACGTCATGGCGGCCAAGCTCATCAACGCCAGCGAGCTGCGGGTAATCCTGCGCCACATGTTGCCCTCCTTCATGAGCTACATCGTCGCCTCCCTCACCCTGGCCATCCCCGGCATGATCCTGGGCGAGACCAGCCTCTCCTTCCTGGGGCTGGGCCTGCGTCCCCCCACCATCAGCTGGGGGGTGCTGCTGCAGGAGGCCCAGAATCTGCAGACGGTGGCCCTGGCGCCCTGGCTGCTCTACCCCGCCTTCTTCGTGGTGGCGGCCATCCTCTCCTTCAATTTCATGGGCGATGGCCTGCGGGACGCCGCCGATCCGTACGCGTAA
- a CDS encoding ABC transporter permease: MLGFIIRRILYVIPTLILISIVSYAIIELPPGDYLSSYIGQLEQQGSRLSQSELAALKERYGLDQPVYVRYWKWITRFVRGDMGVSFDWNRPVKDLVMERIGLTALISLLSTLFIWAVAIPIGIYSATHQYSIGDYIFTFIGFLGIGIPDFLLALVILWWAWSTFGVNLGGLYGPEYIGEPWTWPKIMEVLKRIWVPMVIIGTSGTAGMIRTMRANLLDELYQPYVEAARASGLSETRLVLKYPTRIAMSPFVSTIGWMLPGLISGTTIVAIVLSLPTTGPLLLKALLSQDMYLAASFVMLLSVLTVIGTLISDILLVIVDPRIRFESVESR, encoded by the coding sequence ATGCTCGGATTCATCATTCGGCGCATCCTGTATGTAATACCCACCTTGATCCTGATCTCCATCGTCTCCTACGCCATCATCGAGCTGCCCCCCGGCGACTACCTGAGCAGCTACATCGGTCAGCTGGAGCAGCAGGGGTCCCGGCTGAGCCAGTCCGAACTGGCCGCGCTCAAGGAGCGCTACGGCCTGGACCAGCCGGTCTACGTCCGCTACTGGAAGTGGATCACCCGCTTCGTGCGGGGGGATATGGGCGTCTCCTTCGACTGGAACCGCCCGGTCAAGGACCTGGTCATGGAGCGGATCGGGCTGACCGCCCTGATCTCCCTGCTGAGCACCCTCTTCATCTGGGCGGTGGCCATCCCCATCGGCATCTATTCGGCCACCCACCAGTACTCCATCGGCGACTACATCTTCACCTTCATCGGCTTCCTGGGCATCGGCATCCCGGACTTCCTGCTGGCCCTGGTGATCCTTTGGTGGGCCTGGAGCACCTTCGGCGTGAACCTGGGCGGGCTCTACGGCCCCGAGTACATCGGTGAACCGTGGACCTGGCCCAAGATCATGGAGGTGCTCAAGCGCATCTGGGTGCCCATGGTGATCATCGGCACCAGCGGCACCGCGGGCATGATCCGTACCATGCGGGCCAACCTGCTGGACGAACTCTACCAGCCCTACGTGGAGGCGGCCCGGGCCAGCGGCCTGTCCGAAACCCGGCTGGTGCTGAAGTACCCCACCCGCATCGCCATGAGCCCCTTCGTCAGCACCATCGGCTGGATGCTACCGGGTCTCATCTCCGGCACCACCATCGTGGCCATTGTGCTGAGCCTGCCCACCACGGGCCCCCTCCTGCTCAAGGCTCTGCTCTCCCAGGACATGTACCTGGCCGCGTCATTTGTAATGCTGCTGAGCGTGCTGACGGTCATTGGGACCCTGATCTCCGACATCCTGCTGGTCATCGTCGACCCCCGCATCCGCTTCGAAAGTGTGGAATCCCGCTAG